The Sinorhizobium fredii genome contains the following window.
CTTCTTCCTGGTTCGGCATCTGGTCATGACCTAGCACTAGCGCGTTTCCGCATTCGTCTCCAGCCGCCGCGAAAGGCCGCCGATCATATCTGCTTGATCGACGATGCCGGGTAAATGGTTCGCCCGTACTGGGCTCCAACTGTGGAATTCGCTTGTCTTTGCATCGTTGGAGCTGGAGATCGACGCGAAGGAGCGTCGTGCGTGCAAATTTCGGCCCGCGCCACGTAGAGGCGCTTTTCATTTCGTGCCGAATTGATAGGCTATCTTTCATTATGGCAACAACGGCGCAGCCAAAGATACGCGAACGTGGTTTCCTTGACGGTCAGTTCCTGATCGCCATGCCCAGCATGTTCGATGCCAATTTCGCCCGCACGGTGATCTTCGTCTGCGCCCATTCGGAAGACGGCGCGATGGGCTTCGTGTTGAACCGGCCCCAGCGGCTGACCTTCCCGGACGTGCTCCTGCATCTGCAACTGCTCGACCCGGAAGAAGCGATCCGGCTGCCTTCGGCGGCACGTGAGTTCCAGATCCAGGCTGGCGGGCCGGTCGAGACCGGTCGTGGTTTCGTCCTGCATTCGGACGATTACCTGAGCGACTCGAGCATTCCGGTCAGCGACGATATCTGCCTGACGGCGACGCTCGACATCGTCAAGGCCATTTCGCGCGGCGAGGGGCCCGTCAAGGCCACCATGCTGCTCGGCTATGCCGGCTGGGGACCGGGGCAGCTCGAAAGCGAAATCGCCAACAACGGCTGGCTGACATGCCCGGCGCGTGAAGAGCTGATCTTCAGCCGTGACCTCGACGAGAAATACGATCAGGCGCTTGCGCTGATCGGCGTCTCTTCGGCGATGCTTTCCCCCGATGCCGGCCACGCCTAATCGAAGGCTCGGTTTCCTGCTTCTTTCCCCGATTACGCTCTCTTCATGAGCGGAAAGCGCTCCTTCAGGAGCCGCAGGATCGATTCCGAGCCGACGGGCGGGCCGAACAGGAAGCTCTGGCCATAATCGCAGCCCATCTGCGCGAGCTGGATCGCATCCTCCTCCGATTCTATGCCTTCGGCGACGACCCGCATGTCGAGTTCGCGCGCCATGGCGATCACCGAGCGCAGCACGACGCCGCGCTTGTCGCTCGGATCGCGCACCAGCGCCTTGTCGATCTTGATCGTGTCGAAGGGGAAGCGGGTCAGATAGGAAAGCGAAGAATGGCCGGTGCCGAAGTCGTCGAGGGCGAGCCGCAATCCGGCTTCCCGGAGCTTTTCGAGCACGAGCCGGGCCTGTTCCGGATTCTCCATCACCAGCGATTCGGTCAGCTCCATCTTCACCTTCGCCGGATCGCAGCGGTTCTTGTTGAGGATGGTCCGGACGTCGTCATAGAGCCCGCTGTTGAGCAGCTGCGCACTCGAAAGATTG
Protein-coding sequences here:
- a CDS encoding YqgE/AlgH family protein; amino-acid sequence: MATTAQPKIRERGFLDGQFLIAMPSMFDANFARTVIFVCAHSEDGAMGFVLNRPQRLTFPDVLLHLQLLDPEEAIRLPSAAREFQIQAGGPVETGRGFVLHSDDYLSDSSIPVSDDICLTATLDIVKAISRGEGPVKATMLLGYAGWGPGQLESEIANNGWLTCPAREELIFSRDLDEKYDQALALIGVSSAMLSPDAGHA